The following coding sequences lie in one Microbacterium sp. XT11 genomic window:
- a CDS encoding NUDIX hydrolase, protein MTVGQTQPAKTRAKWTDKAVYAAGAVVWRLVDGKLRVLLIHRTKYRDVTLPKGKVDPGEMLAETAVREVQEETGIRVSLGVPVGVSRYHLPSNKQKVVHYWAAEATDDAIRASTFVPNREIAALEWVSIKKARRRLSYPVDLEVLDFFAQLVDDGALRTFPVIALRHAKALPRSEWDGADAARPLTGRGRRQAASIVGPLRAFGVRKIVTSDAVRCVQTVTPLAKALGRKPVETSRISQDAWEDGTADLRKVVGRRVASGKPAVLCSHGPVLPGLLSEIALATGTIHGSYVDSAADLEPGAFSVVHLSSSHPGSGIIAIETHVPKV, encoded by the coding sequence ATGACCGTCGGGCAGACCCAGCCCGCCAAGACCAGGGCGAAGTGGACCGACAAGGCCGTATACGCGGCGGGAGCCGTCGTGTGGCGCCTGGTCGACGGAAAGCTGCGCGTGCTGCTCATCCACCGCACGAAGTACCGCGACGTCACGCTGCCCAAGGGCAAGGTGGACCCCGGTGAGATGCTCGCCGAGACCGCGGTGAGAGAGGTGCAGGAGGAGACCGGCATCCGCGTCTCGCTGGGCGTGCCCGTCGGCGTCAGCCGGTACCACCTGCCGTCGAACAAGCAGAAGGTCGTGCACTACTGGGCGGCGGAGGCCACAGACGACGCGATCCGCGCCTCGACGTTCGTGCCCAACCGCGAGATCGCCGCGCTCGAATGGGTGAGCATCAAGAAGGCCCGCCGCCGGCTGAGCTACCCGGTCGACCTCGAGGTGCTGGACTTCTTCGCGCAGCTCGTGGACGACGGCGCGCTGCGCACCTTTCCGGTGATCGCACTGCGCCACGCCAAGGCGCTCCCCCGCTCGGAATGGGACGGAGCGGATGCCGCGCGACCGCTCACCGGTCGCGGCAGACGACAGGCCGCATCCATCGTCGGGCCGCTGCGGGCCTTCGGCGTGCGCAAGATCGTCACGAGCGATGCCGTGCGGTGCGTGCAGACGGTGACACCGCTCGCGAAGGCGCTCGGACGCAAGCCGGTGGAGACGTCGCGCATCAGCCAGGATGCGTGGGAAGACGGCACCGCCGACCTGCGCAAGGTCGTCGGAAGGCGGGTCGCATCAGGCAAGCCCGCCGTGCTCTGCAGCCACGGGCCCGTGCTCCCCGGGCTCCTGTCGGAGATCGCGCTCGCCACCGGGACCATCCACGGATCGTACGTCGACAGCGCAGCCGACCTAGAGCCCGGTGCCTTCTCCGTCGTGCATCTCTCCTCGTCTCACCCGGGCTCGGGCATCATCGCGATCGAGACGCACGTCCCCAAGGTCTGA
- a CDS encoding response regulator transcription factor, producing MAQVLVLTNAPAPEQVLPALELLSHRVRQIPAEPAQLVNAPEYDVVIVDGRVDLVGAKSLCRLLRAAGQEAPLLLVVTEGGMSAVSGDWGIDDVMLSTAGPAEADARLRLALARRDEVAEPTRVQASGVTIDEQSYSAKLHGKPLDLTYKEFQLLHFLATHPSRVFTREQLLSEVWGYDYFGGTRTVDVHVRRLRAKLGDQEQIIGTVRNVGYRFNVYEDDPQVASR from the coding sequence GTGGCCCAGGTCCTGGTGTTGACCAACGCTCCCGCGCCCGAGCAGGTCCTCCCCGCCTTGGAGCTCCTCAGCCATCGCGTGCGGCAGATCCCGGCCGAACCGGCACAGCTCGTGAACGCCCCCGAGTACGACGTCGTGATCGTCGACGGCCGCGTCGACCTCGTCGGGGCGAAGTCGCTGTGCAGGCTGTTGCGCGCCGCCGGCCAGGAGGCGCCGCTGCTGCTCGTCGTCACAGAGGGCGGCATGAGCGCCGTCTCCGGCGACTGGGGCATCGACGACGTGATGCTCTCGACCGCGGGCCCGGCCGAGGCCGACGCGCGGCTGCGCCTCGCGCTCGCGCGCCGCGACGAGGTCGCCGAGCCCACGCGCGTGCAGGCCTCCGGCGTCACGATCGACGAGCAGTCGTACTCCGCCAAGCTGCACGGCAAACCGCTCGACCTGACCTACAAGGAGTTCCAGCTCCTGCACTTCCTGGCGACGCACCCGTCGCGCGTCTTCACCAGAGAGCAGCTGCTCAGCGAGGTGTGGGGATACGACTACTTCGGCGGAACGCGCACGGTCGACGTGCACGTGCGGCGCCTGCGCGCCAAGCTCGGCGACCAGGAGCAGATCATCGGCACCGTCCGCAACGTGGGCTATCGCTTCAACGTGTACGAGGACGACCCGCAGGTGGCGTCGCGGTAA
- a CDS encoding RNA degradosome polyphosphate kinase: protein MIDPALADAGLGDSEDDDFDAVESPDALLPDHRYLDRELSWLAFNQRVLELAEDPSLPELERANFLAIFASNLDEFFMVRVAGLKRRIVTGLAVPTNIGRSPVDALADISREAHALQLRHSDAWTSLVRPALADSGIEIADWADLSDAERDALTEYFQAQVFPVLMPLAVDPAHPFPYISGLSLNLAIRIRNARTGRQEFARLKVPPMLPRFVEVPGGGEILRFIRLEELIANHLDDLFPGMEVLDHHAFRLTRNEDMVIEEDESENLIQALEAELMRRRFGPPIRLEITDDMDDVTLDLLVRELDITDQEVYRLPGPLDLRGLFDLTRIDRPDLRYPPHLPTTAVAFQPGDSNERADVFKAIRKADVLVHHPYESFTTSVVAFLEQAARDPHVLAIKQTLYRTSGDSPIVEALIDAAEAGKQVLALVEVKARFDEANNIVWARKLEKAGVHVVYGLVGLKTHAKLALVIREEDGMLRHYSHVGTGNYNPKTSRLYEDFGLFTADAQVGKDLTRLFNELSGYAIEKKFKRLLVAPLHLRKGLLRLIDAERDNAVAGKPARIRIKVNSMVDEEIIDALYRASAAGVKVEVWVRGICSLRTDLDGISDNITVRSILGRYLEHSRIFAFENDGDPQVYIGSADMMHRNLDRRVEALVRVTDPHHMKELLEFFDLAMDPGTSSWHLGADGVWQRHAEAADGTPLVDLQDRTMGSIQRRRRARAVR, encoded by the coding sequence ATGATCGATCCCGCACTCGCCGATGCCGGTCTCGGCGACTCCGAAGACGATGACTTCGACGCCGTCGAGTCGCCCGACGCGCTGCTCCCCGACCACCGCTACCTCGACCGCGAGCTGAGCTGGCTCGCGTTCAACCAGCGCGTGCTGGAGCTCGCCGAAGACCCGAGCCTCCCCGAGCTCGAGCGGGCCAACTTCCTCGCCATCTTCGCCAGCAACCTCGACGAGTTCTTCATGGTCCGCGTCGCCGGGCTCAAACGGCGCATCGTCACCGGCCTCGCGGTGCCCACCAACATCGGCCGCTCGCCCGTCGACGCCCTCGCCGACATCTCACGAGAGGCGCACGCGCTGCAGCTGCGACACTCCGACGCCTGGACGTCTCTCGTGCGCCCCGCCCTCGCCGACTCCGGCATCGAGATCGCCGACTGGGCGGACCTCTCCGACGCCGAACGGGACGCGCTCACCGAGTACTTCCAGGCGCAGGTCTTCCCCGTGCTCATGCCGCTCGCGGTCGACCCCGCGCACCCCTTCCCGTACATCTCCGGTCTCTCGCTCAACCTCGCGATCCGCATCCGCAACGCCCGCACGGGCCGGCAGGAGTTCGCCCGCCTCAAGGTGCCGCCGATGCTGCCTCGATTCGTCGAGGTGCCAGGAGGCGGGGAGATCCTCCGCTTCATCCGCCTCGAGGAACTCATCGCCAACCACCTCGACGACCTCTTCCCCGGCATGGAGGTGCTCGACCACCATGCGTTCCGCCTCACGCGCAACGAGGACATGGTCATCGAGGAGGACGAGAGCGAGAACCTCATCCAGGCGCTCGAGGCCGAGCTCATGCGGCGCCGGTTCGGGCCGCCCATCCGCCTCGAGATCACCGACGACATGGACGACGTGACGCTCGACCTGCTCGTGAGGGAGCTCGACATCACCGACCAGGAGGTCTACCGGCTCCCCGGGCCCCTCGACCTTCGCGGGCTCTTCGACCTGACGCGCATCGACCGCCCCGATCTGCGCTACCCGCCGCACCTGCCGACGACCGCGGTGGCGTTCCAGCCCGGCGACAGCAACGAGCGGGCCGACGTGTTCAAGGCGATCCGCAAGGCCGATGTGCTCGTGCACCACCCGTACGAGTCGTTCACGACGAGCGTCGTGGCCTTCCTCGAGCAGGCTGCGCGCGACCCGCACGTGCTGGCCATCAAGCAGACGCTCTACCGCACCTCGGGCGACAGCCCCATCGTGGAGGCGCTGATCGACGCCGCGGAAGCCGGCAAGCAGGTGCTCGCGCTGGTGGAGGTCAAGGCCCGCTTCGACGAGGCCAACAACATCGTCTGGGCCCGCAAGCTCGAGAAGGCAGGAGTGCACGTCGTGTACGGCCTCGTCGGGCTCAAGACGCACGCCAAGCTGGCGCTCGTCATCCGCGAGGAAGACGGGATGCTGCGCCACTACTCGCACGTCGGCACCGGCAACTACAACCCGAAGACGAGCCGCCTCTACGAGGACTTCGGCCTGTTCACCGCCGACGCACAGGTGGGCAAGGACCTCACGCGCCTGTTCAACGAACTCAGCGGCTACGCGATCGAGAAGAAGTTCAAGAGGCTCCTCGTCGCACCCCTGCACCTGCGCAAGGGGCTGCTGCGCCTTATCGACGCGGAGCGCGACAACGCCGTGGCCGGCAAGCCGGCGCGCATCCGGATCAAGGTCAACTCGATGGTCGACGAGGAGATCATCGACGCCCTCTACCGGGCGAGCGCGGCCGGAGTGAAGGTCGAGGTCTGGGTGCGCGGCATCTGCAGCCTCCGGACCGACCTCGACGGCATCAGCGACAACATCACGGTGCGCAGCATCCTCGGCCGCTACCTGGAGCACTCGCGCATCTTCGCGTTCGAGAACGACGGCGACCCGCAGGTGTACATCGGCAGCGCAGACATGATGCACCGCAACCTCGACCGTCGCGTCGAGGCGCTCGTGCGCGTGACCGACCCTCACCACATGAAGGAGCTGCTCGAGTTCTTCGATCTCGCGATGGACCCCGGCACCAGCTCGTGGCACCTCGGAGCCGACGGCGTGTGGCAGCGCCACGCCGAAGCCGCCGACGGCACCCCGCTTGTCGACCTGCAGGATAGGACCATGGGATCGATCCAGCGGCGTCGCCGCGCTCGGGCGGTGCGATGA